A genome region from Corvus hawaiiensis isolate bCorHaw1 chromosome 4, bCorHaw1.pri.cur, whole genome shotgun sequence includes the following:
- the LOC125325108 gene encoding probable G-protein coupled receptor 19 has product MAEPPAPGASSSRNHSLVEYGLRPGEIAAASVVWGALWLISVLGNFLVCLVIHRSRRTQSTTNYFVVSMACADLVSSVGSAPFLLLQLSSGRWMLGSGVCRLVRYIQYLTPGVQIYVLLTISVDQCYTLVHPLSFKVSREKAKRMTLVSWLCGALFASPACFLYGSNSDHHCNFFLPDSWQGAAYSVIHLSVLLLLIPSLLIILCYQKLFTYIWRSGTEDMAGRRTVSLVSRRKVKTVKMFFIFVSDFLLSWLPYFTVQLWHPQETDYRKSSLLFLAVTWISFSSSASKPVLLYIYNANFRTGMQEICCLRKYPRSSIYTMTTSSRTTKNNHSGITDIPAPTQPPQRLHL; this is encoded by the coding sequence ATGGCAGAACCCCCAGCTCCAGgcgccagctccagcaggaaccACTCTCTGGTAGAGTACGGGCTGAGGCCGGGGGAAATCGCAGCTGCCAGCGTGGTTTGGGGAGCGCTGTGGCTGATTTCTGTCTTGGGAAACTTCCTCGTTTGCTTAGTGAtccacaggagcaggaggacaCAGTCCACCACCAACTATTTCGTGGTGTCCATGGCCTGTGCAGACCTTGTGAGCAGCGTGGGGAGCGcgcccttcctgctgctgcagctgagctccgGGCGGTGGATGCTGGGCAGCGGGGTGTGCCGGCTGGTGAGGTACATCCAGTACCTCACACCCGGGGTCCAGATCTACGTGCTCCTCACCATCAGCGTAGATCAATGCTACACCCTAGTCCACCCCCTGAGCTTCAAAGTGTCCAGGGAGAAAGCGAAGAGAATGACTCTGGTCTCTTGGCTCTGTGGTGCTCTGTTTGCATCACCAGCCTGTTTTCTCTATGGCTCCAACAGTGACCACCACTGCAACTTCTTCCTCCCCGATTCTTGGCAAGGGGCCGCCTACAGTGTCATCCATCTCTCGGTGCTGTTGCTTTTGATCCCATCACTCCTCATTATCCTCTGCTACCAGAAACTCTTCACCTACATTTGGAGAAGTGGCACCGAAGACATGGCTGGCAGGAGGACAGTGAGTCTTGTCTCgagaagaaaagtgaaaactgTCAAGATGTTCTTCATCTTTGTCTCGGATTTCCTCCTGTCCTGGCTCCCTTACTTCACGGTACAGTTGTGGCACCCACAGGAAACAGACTACAGAAAGAGCTCCTTGCTTTTCCTGGCTGTCACCTGGATCTCTTTCAGTTCCTCAGCCTCTAAGCCAGTCCTTCTCTACATCTATAATGCAAATTTCAGAACAGGGATGCAAGAAATTTGTTGCTTGAGGAAATACCCCAGAAGCAGTATCTACACCATGACCACCAGTTCCAGGACAACCAAAAATAATCACAGTGGGATCACAGATATCCCGGCACCAACCCAACCTCCCCAAAGACTGCACCTGTGA
- the MRPS35 gene encoding 28S ribosomal protein S35, mitochondrial, whose protein sequence is MAARAGRCCRAGLSCGALLSRAGLCRAAGGASAAPRGGRSAFSSAAAVSRREGPQPREASVRRRGRTPQFVRSSAPPRTERMAVDQDWSSVYPTAAAFKPASVPLPIRMGYPVKGGVPPPKQGNLELIKIPNFLHLTPPAIKKHCAALKDFCTEWPSALDSDEKCEQHFPIEIETVDYVSSGTSIRNPKARVVTLRVKLSNLNLDDHAKKKLIKLVGERYCRETDMLTITTDRCPLRRQNYDYGMHLLTVLYHESWKTEKWESEKSEEDMEEYNWENSRSQKNALDTLLQMKASENVSSVTKEELLTSEVVKNYRNSVTALKNEGETESNMSQYKESVKKLLNIQA, encoded by the exons atggcggcgcgggccgggcggtgctgccgggccgggctgaGCTGCGGGGCTCTGCTGTCCcgggccgggctgtgccgggcCGCCGGCGGGGCCTCGGCCGCGCCTCGCGGGGGACGCTCCGCTTTTTCGTCGGCGGCGGCGGTGAGCCGCAGGGAAGGGCCGCAGCCTCGGGAAG cttCAGTAAGGAGAAGAGGCAGGACACCACAGTTTGTAAGATCA TCTGCACCTCCCAGGACAGAGAGGATGGCTGTTGATCAGGACTGGAGCAGTGTGTACCCAACAGCAGCTGCCTTCAAGCCTGCCTCTGTGCCTCTCCCAATCCGAATGGGTTACCCAGTGAAGGGAGGAGTGCCTCCCCCCAAACAAGGCAACCTAGAACTTATCAAG ATTCCCAATTTTTTGCATCTTACTCCTCCTGCAATTAAGAAACACTGTGCAGCTCTCAAAG ATTTCTGCACTGAATGGCCAAGTGCTCTGGACAGTGATGAGAAATGTGAACAGCATTTTCCCATTGAAATTGAAACAGTAGATTATGTGTCTTCAGGGACTTCTATTCGGAATCCCAAAGCAAGAGTGGTGACCTTAAGA GTTAAACTTTCTAACCTGAATTTGGATGACCACGCAAAGAAGAAGCTCATTAAGCTTGTGGGAGAGCGGTACTGTCGGGAGACAGATATGCTCACAATTACAACAGACAG GTGTCCCCTAAGAAGACAGAACTATGATTATGGCATGCACCTGCTCACAGTTCTGTACCACGAATCCTGG aaaactgaGAAGTGGGAGAGCGAGAAGTCTGAGGAAGACATGGAAGAGTATAACTGGGAGAATAGTCGCTCTCAGAAAAATGCCTTGGACACGCTGCTTCAGATGAAAGCCTCAGAGAATGTCAGTAGTGTCACTAAGGAGGAGCTGCTCACATCTGAAGTGGTTAAGAATTACAGAAACTCGGTCACTGCGCTTAAAAACGAAGGTGAAACAGAAAGTAACATGTCTCAGTACAAGGAATCTGTGAAGAAACTACTGAATATACAAGCATGA